GCTGGCAGGGAAGGAGTTGACCGTCACCATGCCCCCGATGTCGGTCGTGGTGCTCACGGTGAACGGAGAATTGGTCATGCCGCCCAAAGCGGCGGTCACCCCGAAGGACCCCGCTCGCGGGCTGAAATTCAGGTACTATGAGATCACGGACGCGTCGATGCCGGTTTTTTCGAAGCTCACCCCGGTGGCATCGGGCGTTGTTGAGGGCGTGGTATTCCCCTCACTCGTTCGCGACAGCGATTTCGGTCTCGAGATCGAAGGGTTCATCAAGGTACCGGAACGGGGAGTGTACACGTTGTACACCAACTCGGATGATGGGACGGTGTTGTTCGTTGACGGCAAGATGGTCGTGAACAATGATGGACGCCATGCGCCGATCGAGCGGTCGGGGGTCATGATGCTCGATGCCGGGTATCATGCGGTCAGGGTGATGTTCTTCCAGGGTGGTGGTGGGATGGAGCTCAGTGCCTCCATCAAAGGGCCGCACATGGACAAGCAGATCATTCCGGCGGGCATGCTCTTTCATGAAAAGTAGCATCGGCGGGTCGTACTAACTGCTTAAAATCTCTGCACTTATGAACTAAACCGCTCCAGAGACAAAATGTTCAAGATTTATCTTGACATTTTAGATTCTGCGGAGTATTTTCTGGAGCGGTTTAGTTACACACCCAGAATTCTCTTTCCACAGTGCAAAAATCAGGCCACTTCCAGGTTTCCGAGCAAATAAAGCGGTTCGCCTTTTGACGTCGTAGCTGGCAGTATCTTCGTTCTCCTTCTCAATTGCACAAAGGTGATGGCGTGAGACCTTCTTTCGCTCTGCGGCTGGCGGTACTGTTGCTCCTCCTCCTTCCTTCGCTTGCTCTGGCCTCCGGTACCCTCAAGGGTCTCGTCGTTGACGCGTCAACGAACGAGGCACTCGCGGGTGCGCACATCCTGCTCGTCGGCACGGCCATTGGCGGGGCAACCGACCTCAACGGTCAGTACATGGTGCGTAACGTACCGGCGGGCACGTACACGGTGAGATGCTCGTACGTCGGGTACGACTCCAAAGAGGTGAAGGTGACGATCGCGGATGATGCGATCCTCACGCAGAACTTCGGCCTCAAGGCAATCATGGTCGAGGGCCAGGAGGTGGTCATCACCGGGCAGGCCGTCGGGCAGGTGGCGGCGATCAACCAGCAGTTGAACTCGACACGGATCGTGAATGTGATCTCCGAGCAGAAGATCAAGGAGCTGCCCGACGCGAATGCCGCTGAAGCGATCGGCCGTCTCCCGGGCGTCTCGGTGACACGGTCCGGCGGCGAGGCGAACAAGATCATCCTCCGCGGGTTGAGTGAGACGATGACGACGATCACCGTGGACGGCGTGCAGCTCTCGGCGACCGATGCGGACTCGCGCGGCGTCGACCTCAGCACCATCGCGCAGGGATCCCTCTCCGGTATCACGCTGACCAAGGCCATCACCTCCGATATGGACGGTCAGGCCATCGCCGGCAACGTGAACTTCATGACGAAGGCCGCACCGTCCGAGCGCACCATCCAGCTGACGGCGCAGGGGATGTACAACGGTATGGACAAGGCGTACGGCCAGTTCAACCTGTACGGCAATTACGGCGAACGGTTCTTCGACAATGTCTTCGGCGTCCAGGTCTTCGGAAACATCGAACGACGCGTCCGCAGCAGCGAGAACTTCAGTGTCGCGTACAACCTGAACGTCCCGAGGGCGGGGAAGATGGATTGGAACATCACCAGCTTCGGCGTCCAGTATGTGCCGGAGCAGCGCCGGCGCAGCGGTGCGAAGATCATCCTCGATGCGAACACACCGGATGAGGGTGTGGTGAAGCTCGCGATCGATGCGAACCGGACGGAGCGACGCTTGTCGTATATGTCCCGCTCCTATCCCACCAACTCCGGGGAGGTCAGCTACAATTTCGGAGGACAGGACTTCAATACGGACATTCTTGCGCTCTCGCTGCAGGGAGAGAACCACCTTGCGGGGTTCGATGTCGACTGGGGACTGTCGTTCACGCAATCGAAGACGGATATGCCGTACAACTACAACCTGAATTTCGTCGAGCCGGCATTGATCCAGAACGGTGTCACGATCTCGGGGATGCGTGGTGTACCGGTGGATCTTCGGAAGGGCCCGTACGAGGCGCTCATCCCGTTCGCCATGAATAACTTCAACTATGCGTCCGTCCAGTACGCGTACATCTCGACGAACAGCAGGCTGGACCTGCAGCGGACGGCACGGCTTGACGTGAAGCGCGCCTACACACTCTTTGATTATGCCGGCGAAGTGAAGTTTGGTGGCAAGTTCTCCGCACGGTTCCCCCGGCGGTACAGTACCTCGTTCTTCTCCCCGTACTACAACGGCGTGCAGTACAAGAGCCACATGCTCAACAACGATGGCCAGGTGGTGCCGAAGGACCTCGCGGCATACGGCTTCGGGCCGCTCAGTCAGAACGCCGGACTCATCTTCCTGACGAACTTCATCGCGGGCGAGTCCCGGGACGTCTTCGGGCAGTACGCACTGAATCCGCTCTTCATCGCGGACAAGATGCGGAGCTTCTACGAGATGACGCGGCGGGGCTACGACCCGAACAACACTACGCGCGAATATTCCGATAACACCGAGGATGCGGGAGGGGACTACGGGGCGATGGAGGGGGTGACCTCCGGCTACCTCATGAACACCCTGAACTTCGGGACGTTCGCGACATTGATCGCGGGCGTGCGCGTCGAGGCAGATGACAACGATTACAACGCCCTCTACTCGCCGACCATCCTGTCGCAGTTCTCAACCTTCCGTGACACGGCAGGCACCCACACGGAATCGCTGGTGCTGCCGAACGCGCACCTGATCCTCCGCCCAACGGACTTCATGAACGTCCGTCTGGCGGCGTACCGCGGCGTCCTGCGCCCGGACTTCAACCTCCGCCTGCCGACGTACGTCACGGTCGGTATCGCATCGTACGTCGACGCGTGGCAGCTGAAACTCGGCAATCCCGGCCTGAAGAACGCCACCGCATGGAATTACGAAGCCAACGTCCAGTTCTACGGCGACAAGATCGGTCTGCTCTCGATGTCCGGGTATTACAAAGAGATCGCTGATCAGGTGGAATACCTGAACGGGATGCCGATCTTTCCCGGGAGCAGGATCCCGGACAGCATGGGTGTCAAGTTCAGAGGCGGCAGGGTGCCTTTCAATTTCAAGTACCTTCTCTTCTACCCCTACAACTCGCCCGAACCGACGAAGGTCTGGGGGTTCGAACTCGAGCATCAGTTGAACTTCCGGTATCTGCCCGGTTTGCTGAGCGGCATCACGCTCTCCTATAACCTTTCCCTGGTACGGAACGAGACCTGGACGCCCTACGCCAAGATCGTGTACGATACGACGTTCAATGAGGACGGCTTCCCCCTGGAGAATCCGCGTGTTGTTCTGGCCGAGTCGAAGACGCGCATCCCGAGTGCGCCGGAGTTCTTTGCCAATGCGGTGATCGGGTACGACATCGGCGGATTCTCGGCCCGACTGTCCTACTTCCACCAGGGTGAGTTCTACAACTCGTTCTCCGCGGACCAGCGGTCGAACATCCTTCAACGTTCGTTCGAACGGTGGGATCTGTCGTTCAAGCAGGACATCGACGAGATGTTCTCGGTCGGATTGAATATCAACAATGTGACGAATACGACCGAGGGGACGATCCTCGAGAACGTTCCTGAGGGGTATCGCCTGGAAGTGAACAGTTACCGGTTCGGCACCACGGCCGATCTCTGGCTCCGGATCTCCTTGTAGGAGCGTACCAGGAAGCGCGCGACACCATAAACCACCATCACCATCAATCCACAATCACCGTTTCAGAAGGAGGTTCACATGCAACGATCGTTACGGACAGTGTTGCCGATCCTGCTGCTGGTCCTTGCGGCCACATCAGTGTTCGGGCAGCACACGATGTTCCTGCCGAAGCCGACCACGACGACGTATCTTGATGACATCATCATTGGCGATACGCTGGCGAACGGTACGCGCGCGGATGCGCAGCGGGTGTATGTGCTGCAGCGCGGCGGCGTGTGGTACTGGCACAATGTCGTCGTTAACCTCGGCTGGAGCCTGAATATCCAGGCCGCGGACACGGGTTCCGGCGCGATGCCGAGGATCTATACGCGCCCGGTTCCGACCACGACCGCTGTGCCGTATCAAATGGTCGATGTCGCAGGTCCGATCTACATCAAGGGGTTGCAGATCGTGGGATATTATGACCGCGACACCTCGGCACTGAATACCTATGGCTGCACGTTCATTTTCTTCCGCCGTGCAAATCCGAGCCCCGACCGCGCAGAGTTCTACAACAACGTCTTCGGGAACTCCGGTCAGGCGATCCTCGGTACGTTCGGTTCGTTCAGTGTCGCGAAATTCGTGGACAACAAGATCGGAAACGATGGTGTTCCTCCGACGGCCGACCTCGGCAACGGACGCATCGTCGACTTCCGCAATGTGTCGCTCGACAGCGCGATCTTCGTCAACAACACGCTGGTGAACGGCTTTGACCGTGCCATCCGCAAGAGGAACAGTGTTGGCCGCACCGGTGTGTACATCATCGATCACAACACCATTTATCAGAACGGTGGCCGGTACGGTTTGATCTCTCTGGGTGCGGTTGGCTCGAAGGTCCAGATCACGAACAACCTGCTGGTCGACCCGATGTTCTTTGGTGCCGACACCAGCTCGAGGCGCCAGAGCGACTTCGCCGAGATGAATGAGTTTGACGCTCAGGGCAAGGCGAAGATGGCGTGGATCTTCCACATGGCGAATGCGGCGGCCGATACCCTCGGCGGCGGCAAGCCGAATACGCAGTGGAACATCGCCAAGAACTACTGGTACGTGACGCCGCAGATGCAGGCAGTCTATGATTCCTGCCGCGCCATGGGCTGGGATCCGGCGATCTGGGCCGGCCGTCCGGTGTCGGACTCGATCAAGTCCAAGATCGCGGATACTGCCAATGCCTTCATCAAGCTGACCTCTTTTGCTTTCACGAAGATCACTGCTCCTCTTACCTCGGTTGCCCTCTATGCAACGATGCCGGAAGCCCTCGGTGGCACCGCCGGTGCCTCGTCAGGTGGCGTGTGGCCGGGCTATGACAAACGCATGACGGAGTACTATCGTGACACGCTCGATGCATCGTACTCCACGAGCTCCCCGGCATACGCGGGTGGCACGGGTGGTTTCCCGGCAGGCGATCTGAACTGGTTCCCGGCCCGGAAGGCAGCATGGGCAGTGCTCAACGGCGTTGACGACCAGCCGGTCAGCGGTGTGGCCGAGGTCTATACGCTGTCGCAGAACTATCCGAACCCCTTCAACCCGTCGACCAAGATCGCATTCTCGATCCCGAAGGCATCGCAGGTCACGCTGAAGGTCTACAATCTGATCGGCCAGGAAGTGGCAAGCCTCGTGAACGAGAACCTCAACGCGGGCGAGCACACGGCCAGCTTCAATGCCGGAACCCTGTCGAGCGGCGTGTACTTCTACACGATCCGCGCCGGCAATTTCACCAGCACCCGGAAAATGATGTTGCTGAAGTAAGTGTCGTTCACGCCGTATCTGCGTCAGTCGGAAGGGGTGCCGTCCGGCACCCCTTCCAGACTTTTCGAGGCAGGTTTCCATGAGTGGCGGTTCGGATGACCGGGTCCGATGCCGCTTGACGTAGTAGAGGATTTTGACGTTCTTGAGGTACCGTTCAGAGCTTGTCCGCGACAATGCACGAGGGTGGCTCCGCACCACCTGGCCGGAACAGGCCGGAACGGCTCACCTCAGTTGCTCCTGCACACCGCAGGATGACAACGAGTTCACTCCTATGCTCCATTGACAGGGCTGTACTGTGAACATGACGATCACGGAAATCGCGAAACTGGCGAACGTCTCAAAGTCATCAGTTTCGTTGGTGCTCAACAACAAACCCGGGGTGTCGGAACGCACGCGGGCGAAGGTGCTCGGCATCATCAAGAAGTACAGGTACCGCCCGAACCAGATCGCCCAATCGCTGGCCGGCGGCGAGACCAAGAGCATCGGTCTGATCGTCAAGGAAATTGACAACCCCTATTTCGGCCGGCTGATGCGCGGGGTCTATGACGCATGCTCGAAGCTCGGCTACACGGTTCTTCTCGGGAGCTCGGAGCAGTCGACGGAAAAGGAAGCGGAGATCATCCGCACCATGCTGAGCAAGCGCGTGGATGGACTGATCATCTCCCCCATCCAGAACGAGGATGCGGACTATTCGTACCTTGTCGACCTGACAAAAGATGCCTTTCCGCTGGTGATCCTTGGATCCATGCCGAACTTCCCGACCAACAGCGTCGACATCGACAATTTCGCGGCCGCGTTCGACGCGACCTCACATCTGATCCGGCTCGGGCACAAGAATATCACGCATCTGGCAGGCCCATCAGGCCACGGGTTGAAACGCCTTGAAGGATTCCGTGCTGCGATGCAGGAGTACGGACTTCCGCTGCAGAAGCACAGCATCATCTCTGTACAGCCCTACACACCCCATGGATATCAGGCGGGAAAGGAGCTGTTCGCTCTGACCCAGGGATCCCCGACCGCCGTGTTCTGCTACAATGACCTCGTGGCGATCGGCCTGATGAATGCGCTCCTCGATCTGGGCATCGATGTCCCCGGACGTGTATCGATCATGGGCTTCGACGATATCGATATCGCGGAGCATCTCCGTATCCCACTCTCGACCGTGCGTATGCCCTCCTATGAGATCGGCACCTCTGCCGCCGATCTGCTGATCTCCCGGCTCGCGGAGGGAGCTTCTCCCCGCATCGAGCGTATCACGCTTGCGTATACGCTCATCGAGAGGAGGTCGGTCGCCCGGATGACCACTCCGGTCCTCTCTGGCGCCGTTGTGTGACCATGCGCCGGCTCCTCGTCATACCCGTCGTGATGTGTTTGACCATGCCGGGCATTGTTGCCCTGGGGATGACGCCCGGAGGAGGATCACCGGTCAGCTTTGTTCACCCGATCATCGGTACCGCGCCGTCCACAACACGAAGTGCCCTTGCCCACGGGATCGGTACGGAGAATAGCGCACACGTCGTTCCCGCCGTCACCGCACCGTTCGGCATGACAAGCTGGACCCCTCAAACCCGCTCCGTGGAAACCAAGTGCATCGCGCCGTATTACTTTGCCGACTCCACACTCTCCGGGTTCCGCGGTTCGCATTGGCTCAGCGGGTCCTGTACGCAGGACTATGGCAGTGTGACGCTGATGCCCGTCCGTGGCAGGTTCGATCCTGCACCGGCACACCGTGCCGTCCGTTTCGACCATGGCAGGGAAACCTCCACGCCGTACTATTATAAGGTGAGCCTTCAGGCTGTCCGCATCGACGTCGAGCTGACGGCCACGGAGCGGTGCGGGTATGCCCGGTTCACGTTCGCCGGCAACGATACCGCTGCCATCCTCATCGAACCGAACAGCGATGAAGGGAAAGGCTTTGTGCGGATCATCCCTGGCCGGAATGAGATCGAAGGGTACAACCCCGTGCACCGTATCTACCAGGGGTGGGGAGAACCTGCGGGGTTCTCCGGGTACTTCGTTGCGCAGTTCAGCGAACCCTTCACGTCGCACGGGACGTATGAGGGGCATGAACTCCACGAATCGTCCAGGGCCATCAACGGCCGGCCGGGTATCGGGGCCTTTGTCCGCTTTGCACCCGGGGCACGCAAGCGGATCGTCGTCCGGATCGGCACGTCCTTCACCAGTCTGGCCGGGGCACGCAGGAATCTTGAACATGAGACCGCGCGGCTGAATTTCGATGCGGCCGCACAGCGCTTAAAAGAACGCTGGCA
Above is a window of Ignavibacteriota bacterium DNA encoding:
- a CDS encoding TonB-dependent receptor, with product MRPSFALRLAVLLLLLLPSLALASGTLKGLVVDASTNEALAGAHILLVGTAIGGATDLNGQYMVRNVPAGTYTVRCSYVGYDSKEVKVTIADDAILTQNFGLKAIMVEGQEVVITGQAVGQVAAINQQLNSTRIVNVISEQKIKELPDANAAEAIGRLPGVSVTRSGGEANKIILRGLSETMTTITVDGVQLSATDADSRGVDLSTIAQGSLSGITLTKAITSDMDGQAIAGNVNFMTKAAPSERTIQLTAQGMYNGMDKAYGQFNLYGNYGERFFDNVFGVQVFGNIERRVRSSENFSVAYNLNVPRAGKMDWNITSFGVQYVPEQRRRSGAKIILDANTPDEGVVKLAIDANRTERRLSYMSRSYPTNSGEVSYNFGGQDFNTDILALSLQGENHLAGFDVDWGLSFTQSKTDMPYNYNLNFVEPALIQNGVTISGMRGVPVDLRKGPYEALIPFAMNNFNYASVQYAYISTNSRLDLQRTARLDVKRAYTLFDYAGEVKFGGKFSARFPRRYSTSFFSPYYNGVQYKSHMLNNDGQVVPKDLAAYGFGPLSQNAGLIFLTNFIAGESRDVFGQYALNPLFIADKMRSFYEMTRRGYDPNNTTREYSDNTEDAGGDYGAMEGVTSGYLMNTLNFGTFATLIAGVRVEADDNDYNALYSPTILSQFSTFRDTAGTHTESLVLPNAHLILRPTDFMNVRLAAYRGVLRPDFNLRLPTYVTVGIASYVDAWQLKLGNPGLKNATAWNYEANVQFYGDKIGLLSMSGYYKEIADQVEYLNGMPIFPGSRIPDSMGVKFRGGRVPFNFKYLLFYPYNSPEPTKVWGFELEHQLNFRYLPGLLSGITLSYNLSLVRNETWTPYAKIVYDTTFNEDGFPLENPRVVLAESKTRIPSAPEFFANAVIGYDIGGFSARLSYFHQGEFYNSFSADQRSNILQRSFERWDLSFKQDIDEMFSVGLNINNVTNTTEGTILENVPEGYRLEVNSYRFGTTADLWLRISL
- a CDS encoding T9SS type A sorting domain-containing protein, translated to MQRSLRTVLPILLLVLAATSVFGQHTMFLPKPTTTTYLDDIIIGDTLANGTRADAQRVYVLQRGGVWYWHNVVVNLGWSLNIQAADTGSGAMPRIYTRPVPTTTAVPYQMVDVAGPIYIKGLQIVGYYDRDTSALNTYGCTFIFFRRANPSPDRAEFYNNVFGNSGQAILGTFGSFSVAKFVDNKIGNDGVPPTADLGNGRIVDFRNVSLDSAIFVNNTLVNGFDRAIRKRNSVGRTGVYIIDHNTIYQNGGRYGLISLGAVGSKVQITNNLLVDPMFFGADTSSRRQSDFAEMNEFDAQGKAKMAWIFHMANAAADTLGGGKPNTQWNIAKNYWYVTPQMQAVYDSCRAMGWDPAIWAGRPVSDSIKSKIADTANAFIKLTSFAFTKITAPLTSVALYATMPEALGGTAGASSGGVWPGYDKRMTEYYRDTLDASYSTSSPAYAGGTGGFPAGDLNWFPARKAAWAVLNGVDDQPVSGVAEVYTLSQNYPNPFNPSTKIAFSIPKASQVTLKVYNLIGQEVASLVNENLNAGEHTASFNAGTLSSGVYFYTIRAGNFTSTRKMMLLK
- a CDS encoding GH92 family glycosyl hydrolase; amino-acid sequence: MTMRRLLVIPVVMCLTMPGIVALGMTPGGGSPVSFVHPIIGTAPSTTRSALAHGIGTENSAHVVPAVTAPFGMTSWTPQTRSVETKCIAPYYFADSTLSGFRGSHWLSGSCTQDYGSVTLMPVRGRFDPAPAHRAVRFDHGRETSTPYYYKVSLQAVRIDVELTATERCGYARFTFAGNDTAAILIEPNSDEGKGFVRIIPGRNEIEGYNPVHRIYQGWGEPAGFSGYFVAQFSEPFTSHGTYEGHELHESSRAINGRPGIGAFVRFAPGARKRIVVRIGTSFTSLAGARRNLEHETARLNFDAAAQRLKERWHGMLSRVTVAGGSDVDRVKFYTALYHAFQLPRTFSDRDGSYPSFGGGDSICTATDGVYYCDFSLWDTYRALHPLFNLLIPEINAAMMRSLLLKAKQGGWLPIFPCWNSYTSAMIGDHAIAVLADAVVKARSR
- a CDS encoding LacI family DNA-binding transcriptional regulator, translating into MTITEIAKLANVSKSSVSLVLNNKPGVSERTRAKVLGIIKKYRYRPNQIAQSLAGGETKSIGLIVKEIDNPYFGRLMRGVYDACSKLGYTVLLGSSEQSTEKEAEIIRTMLSKRVDGLIISPIQNEDADYSYLVDLTKDAFPLVILGSMPNFPTNSVDIDNFAAAFDATSHLIRLGHKNITHLAGPSGHGLKRLEGFRAAMQEYGLPLQKHSIISVQPYTPHGYQAGKELFALTQGSPTAVFCYNDLVAIGLMNALLDLGIDVPGRVSIMGFDDIDIAEHLRIPLSTVRMPSYEIGTSAADLLISRLAEGASPRIERITLAYTLIERRSVARMTTPVLSGAVV